The Hyalangium ruber genome includes the window ATCTCCGCCACGGACGTCTCCTACTCGCTGCAGGGCATCAAGGCGACGCTGAAGACGCCCGCCGGTGACATCCCGGTGAAGAGCCGGCTGGTGGGGCCGCACAACCTGGAGAACATCCTGGCGGCCGCGGGCGTGGCGCTGGGAGCGGGCATCGCCCGGCGCGATGTGCAGACGGGCATCGAGCGCATGGGCAAGGTGGCCGGCCGCATGGAGCGCGTGGAGAACTACATGCCGGGGCCCGCGCCCGCGGTGCTGGTGGACTACGCGCACACGGACGACGCGCTCAAGCGCGCGCTGGAGGCCTCGCGCTCGCTGGCCAAGGGCCGCGTCATCGTCGTGTTCGGCTGCGGCGGGGACCGGGACAAGGGCAAGCGCCCGCTGATGGGCACGGCGGCGGCCGAGGGGGCAGACCTGGTCGTCGTGACCAGCGACAACCCGCGCACCGAGGATCCGGAGGAGATCATCTCGCAGGTGACGCCGGGCCTGGAGAAGGGCGGCCTGCGCCGCATCTCCGCGGGCAAGGCCAAGAGCGGCGAGAAGGGCTACCTGGTGGACGCGGATCGCCGCGCCGCCATCGAGTCGGCCATCGGCCTGGCGACCGCGGACGACGTGGTGCTCATCGCGGGCAAGGGCCACGAGACGTACCAGATCATCGGCTCCGAGAAGCGGCAGTTCGATGACCGGGAAGCGGCGACCAAGGCCCTGGCGAGCCGTCCTCCCGCCTAAGCGAAGCGCGACGCGCCGGACTGCTCATGGCCGCTCAATTCTCCGACGAAGAGGTGGTGAAGGCGACCGGCGCGAGCCGGCGCCTCGGCAACGCTCCGACGGTGTACTCGGCGGTCTGCACGGACACGCGAGCGCTGACGCCGGGCTGCCTCTTCGTGGCACTGCAGGGTGAGCGCTTCGACGCGCACACCTTCCTGTCGCAGGCTCGGGCGGGTGGAGCGGCCGGCGCGGTGGTGCGGGATGACCGCACGCTGCCGCCGTTGCCGGGGACCTTTCCCCTCTACGCGGTGGAGGACACGCAGGCGGCCCTGGGCGCGCTGGCGCGCTTCCACCGTCAGCGCTTCCGCATCCCCGTGGCGGCGGTGGGCGGCTCCAACGGGAAGACGACGACCAAGGAGATGGTGGGCGCCATCCTCGCCACGCGCGGGTCGGCGCTGAAGACGGAGGGCAACCTCAACAACGAGGTGGGCGTACCGCTCACGCTCTTCCGTCTGGAGCCCACGCACGTGGCGGCCGTCATCGAGGTGGGGATGAACCACCCCGGTGAAATCACGCGCCTGACGCGCGTCGTCCAGCCAGACGCGGGCCTCATCACCGTGGTGCAGCCCGAGCACCTCGAGGGGCTGGGCAGCATCCAGGGCGTGGCGGAGGCGGAGGGCGAGCTGTTCCGCGAGCTGAGCCCCGAGGCGGTGGCGGTGGTGAACCTGGATGACCCGCTCATCCCGGGGCAGGCGACGCGCTCGAAGGCGCGCAAGCTCACCTTCGGCCGGGCGGAGGACGCGGACGTGCGGCTGGTGAAGGTGGCGACGCTGGGGCGCGAGGGCCTCATCGCCATGGTGCGCCACGCGGGCAAGGACTGGCCGGTGCGGCTGCACTTCATCGGCGAGCACAACGCGCTCAACGCCACCGGGGCCTTCGCCACGGCGCTGGCGCTGGGCTACTCGCCCGAGGAGTGCGTGAAGGGCCTGGAGACGGCGCGGCCGTACTCGCGGCGCCTCAATGTGGTGGACGGGCTGTACGGAATCACGGTGGTGGACGACTGCTACAACGCCAACCCCGCGTCGATGACGGCGGCGCTGGACACGTTGCACACGCTGGTGCCGGCGGGTGGGCGCGCGGTGGCGGTGCTCGGGGACATGTTGGAGCTGGGCCCCGGCGAGCTGAGCGAGCATGAGGCGCTGGGCACGGAGGCGTCCGGCAAGGCGCAGCTCGTGGCCTTTTTCGGCCCGCGCTCGAAAGAGGGTTTCCAGGCGGCCAAGAGCCTGGGTGACGCGGCGGCGCACTTCGTGGACGTGGCGCCGCTGCTGGACTGGCTGAAGCCCCGGCTGAAGGCAGGAGATGTGGTCCTGGTGAAGGGCAGCCGAGGCATGAAGCTGGAGCGGGTGGTGGCGGCCCTCACGGGCGCCGCGGCACCCGGAGGTGCTCACTAGTGCTGTTCCTGCTGTACGAGTGGATCAAGGACACGGAAGCGGGCCGGATCCTCAACTTCCTGCGCTACCCCACCTTCCGCATCGTCGCGGCGGGGATGTTCGCGCTGGTGATGGGGATGCTGATTGGCCCCAAGCTCATCGCGCGCCTGCGCCTGAAGCAGCATGGCCAGAGCAACGTGCGCGAGGACACGCCGGACTCGCACCAGAAGAAGAAGGGCACGCCCACCATGGGCGGCCAGCTCATCCTGCTGTGCATCGGCACGGGCACGCTCCTGTTCGCGGACCTGAAGAGCCGCGCCGTGTGGGTGATGCTGCTGCTGACCTTCGGCTACGGCTTCATCGGCTTCCTGGATGACTGGCTCAAGCTGTCCAAGCGCAACTCCAAGGGGTTGGCCGGGCGTAAGAAGATGCTGCTGCAGACCTTCTTCTACCTGGTCGCCATCTTCGGGTTGATGTGTACGTGGACGAAGGCGGACGGCTCCTTCGGCCCCACGCTGCTCATCAGCACCAAGTTGACGCTGCCCTTCATCCCGTCGCACTGGTTCAGCCCGGACCTGGGCTGGCTCTACGTGGTGTTCGGCTGGTTCGTGATTGTGGGCACCTCCAACGCGGTGAACCTCACCGACGGTCTGGACGGCCTGGCGATTGTGCCCACCATCATCGCCGCCACCACCTTCGCCATCCTCTGCTACGTGGCGGGCACCACGCTGCACATCGCCGACTCGCAGACGGTGAACGGGGTGTCGCGCATCGTCGCCACGCCGCTGTACCAGTACCTGGGCATCCTCCAGGTGCCGGGCGGCGCGGAGCTGGCCGTGTTCTGCGCCAGCATCGTGGGCGCGGGCATCTCCTTCCTCTGGTTCAACACCTACCCGGCCTCGGTGTTCATGGGCGACGTGGGCTCGCTGGCGCTGGGTGGCGCGCTGGGCGGGCTGGCGGTGCTCTCGAAGAACGAAGTGGTATCGGCCATCATCCACGGCATCTTCTTCGCCGAGGCCCTGAGCGTGATGATTCAGGTCATCTCGTTCAAGACGACGGGCAAGCGCGTCTTCAAGATGGCCCCGGTGCATCACCACTTCGAGCTCAAGGGCATGGCCGAGCCGAAGATCATCGTCCGTTTCTGGATCGTCGCCATCTTGTGTGGCGCCGTGGCGCTGCTGTCCCTGAAGCTGCGCTAGGAGTTTCAGCCATGTCGGTTTCGCTGTCCGGTCAGAAGGTGGGGGTGTTCGGGCTTGCGAAGAG containing:
- a CDS encoding UDP-N-acetylmuramoyl-tripeptide--D-alanyl-D-alanine ligase, coding for MAAQFSDEEVVKATGASRRLGNAPTVYSAVCTDTRALTPGCLFVALQGERFDAHTFLSQARAGGAAGAVVRDDRTLPPLPGTFPLYAVEDTQAALGALARFHRQRFRIPVAAVGGSNGKTTTKEMVGAILATRGSALKTEGNLNNEVGVPLTLFRLEPTHVAAVIEVGMNHPGEITRLTRVVQPDAGLITVVQPEHLEGLGSIQGVAEAEGELFRELSPEAVAVVNLDDPLIPGQATRSKARKLTFGRAEDADVRLVKVATLGREGLIAMVRHAGKDWPVRLHFIGEHNALNATGAFATALALGYSPEECVKGLETARPYSRRLNVVDGLYGITVVDDCYNANPASMTAALDTLHTLVPAGGRAVAVLGDMLELGPGELSEHEALGTEASGKAQLVAFFGPRSKEGFQAAKSLGDAAAHFVDVAPLLDWLKPRLKAGDVVLVKGSRGMKLERVVAALTGAAAPGGAH
- the mraY gene encoding phospho-N-acetylmuramoyl-pentapeptide-transferase, translated to MLFLLYEWIKDTEAGRILNFLRYPTFRIVAAGMFALVMGMLIGPKLIARLRLKQHGQSNVREDTPDSHQKKKGTPTMGGQLILLCIGTGTLLFADLKSRAVWVMLLLTFGYGFIGFLDDWLKLSKRNSKGLAGRKKMLLQTFFYLVAIFGLMCTWTKADGSFGPTLLISTKLTLPFIPSHWFSPDLGWLYVVFGWFVIVGTSNAVNLTDGLDGLAIVPTIIAATTFAILCYVAGTTLHIADSQTVNGVSRIVATPLYQYLGILQVPGGAELAVFCASIVGAGISFLWFNTYPASVFMGDVGSLALGGALGGLAVLSKNEVVSAIIHGIFFAEALSVMIQVISFKTTGKRVFKMAPVHHHFELKGMAEPKIIVRFWIVAILCGAVALLSLKLR